One Prodigiosinella aquatilis DNA window includes the following coding sequences:
- a CDS encoding VOC family protein, which yields MVRVVGIDHLAIRVGNLKESKHFYDSVLNFMGFELEWEFDEVVGWNNGETMFWITQADAMGVRHKHRTGDVGYHHYAFELAAREEVDALYDFLMKEKVTIVDAPADYPSYGEGYYAVYFLDPDGLKLEAMHFVEKEKRRARRIREKGSDNEIGERQ from the coding sequence ATGGTTCGCGTCGTTGGGATAGATCATCTTGCCATTCGTGTCGGCAACCTGAAGGAATCGAAGCATTTTTACGATAGCGTGCTGAACTTCATGGGGTTTGAGCTTGAATGGGAGTTCGATGAGGTTGTTGGCTGGAATAACGGAGAAACCATGTTCTGGATCACCCAAGCTGACGCGATGGGCGTGCGTCATAAACACCGTACGGGCGATGTTGGTTATCACCATTATGCCTTCGAGCTGGCGGCACGAGAAGAAGTCGATGCACTCTATGATTTTCTGATGAAGGAGAAAGTGACGATCGTCGATGCCCCGGCAGATTATCCCAGTTATGGTGAAGGCTATTACGCTGTCTATTTCCTCGACCCTGATGGTTTGAAGCTTGAGGCAATGCATTTTGTTGAGAAGGAGAAGCGTCGGGCGCGTCGTATTCGTGAGAAAGGTTCTGATAATGAGATAGGTGAAAGACAGTGA
- a CDS encoding RpiB/LacA/LacB family sugar-phosphate isomerase — MKIALINENSQAAKNELIAATLTKVVEPMGHTVFNYGQYSAEDTAALTYVQNGILAAILLNSGAADYVVTGCGTGSGAMLACNTFPGVICGLVIDPSDAYMFAQINDGNAIALPFAKGFGWGAELNLQYIFEKLFECEGGQGYPRDRVIPEQRNKKILDAVKAVAYNDLISILKGIDQDLLKGAIAGPKFKEYFFANSKDEVLTSYIKSLLA, encoded by the coding sequence ATGAAAATTGCTCTAATTAACGAAAACAGCCAGGCTGCCAAAAACGAACTGATTGCCGCGACCTTGACTAAAGTGGTTGAACCCATGGGCCATACTGTTTTCAATTACGGTCAATATTCTGCTGAAGATACCGCTGCGCTGACATATGTTCAAAACGGTATTCTAGCAGCCATCCTGCTTAATTCAGGCGCGGCTGATTATGTGGTAACCGGGTGTGGCACTGGTTCCGGTGCCATGCTGGCATGTAACACTTTTCCAGGGGTCATTTGCGGTCTGGTGATCGATCCCTCTGATGCGTACATGTTTGCCCAGATCAACGATGGTAACGCTATCGCGCTACCATTCGCCAAAGGTTTTGGTTGGGGCGCTGAACTGAACCTGCAATATATCTTTGAAAAATTATTTGAATGCGAAGGTGGCCAGGGTTATCCACGTGATCGCGTGATTCCAGAACAGCGTAACAAAAAGATTTTAGATGCCGTCAAGGCAGTTGCTTATAACGATCTGATCAGCATCCTGAAAGGTATTGATCAAGACCTGCTGAAAGGCGCTATTGCTGGTCCTAAATTCAAGGAATATTTCTTCGCCAACAGTAAAGACGAAGTACTCACCAGCTATATCAAATCACTGCTAGCCTAA
- the phoH gene encoding phosphate starvation-inducible protein PhoH, whose amino-acid sequence MGRQKAVIKARREAKRVIRRESRNHRQREEESVTSLVQMGGIESIGMARESRDTSMIEARTFAQEHYLSAIENKQLVFATGEAGCGKTFLSTAKAAEALIHKEVERIIVTRPVLQADEDLGFLPGDINEKFAPYFRPVYDVLQRRLGSSFLQYCLRPEIAKVEIAPFAYMRGRTFENAVVILDEAQNVTVNQMKMFLTRLGENVTVIVNGDITQCDLPSSVKSGLCDALERFIEDEMVGIVTFDKDDCVRSELCQHALVAYS is encoded by the coding sequence ATGGGAAGACAAAAAGCAGTGATCAAAGCACGTCGTGAAGCCAAGCGTGTTATCAGACGTGAATCACGTAACCATCGGCAGCGTGAGGAAGAATCGGTCACTTCTCTGGTTCAGATGGGGGGTATTGAGTCTATCGGAATGGCGCGGGAAAGCCGTGATACGTCGATGATAGAAGCCCGTACATTCGCCCAGGAACATTACTTGTCTGCAATAGAAAATAAACAGTTGGTTTTTGCCACTGGAGAGGCTGGTTGTGGCAAAACGTTTCTCAGTACGGCCAAAGCGGCCGAAGCACTAATTCATAAAGAGGTTGAGCGAATAATCGTGACCCGTCCGGTATTACAGGCCGATGAAGATTTAGGCTTTTTGCCTGGCGATATCAATGAGAAGTTTGCACCTTATTTCCGACCGGTATACGACGTCTTACAGCGTCGTCTGGGTTCTTCTTTTCTGCAGTATTGCCTGCGGCCTGAAATAGCGAAGGTGGAAATTGCGCCTTTTGCTTATATGCGCGGTCGGACATTTGAAAATGCAGTGGTTATTCTGGATGAAGCGCAGAATGTCACTGTGAATCAAATGAAGATGTTTCTAACGCGTTTGGGTGAAAATGTAACAGTGATAGTAAACGGTGATATTACGCAATGTGATTTGCCGTCAAGTGTGAAGTCGGGGCTCTGTGATGCTCTGGAGCGGTTTATAGAAGATGAAATGGTGGGTATTGTGACGTTTGATAAGGACGACTGTGTACGTTCTGAATTATGTCAACATGCCTTGGTTGCTTACAGCTAA
- a CDS encoding Lon protease family protein, protein MTSNQLEWQHLLPDYTPYQTLFSQAAQLAPAEFSAIQARLADALNIFCHPRSPSHFMLLKAQENNAYLALIANAVNTLVPSSDELYGSVYQIEKHQISVQPAQRQDDNFAATIHCGYREWIEPEQLFGCVRCFQDEISLQPGLIHQVNGGTLILSARTLLAQPLMWLRLKQIVLDGQYYWLSPDERRPLPVNIPPMPINIRVIILGDRESLGDIHDMEPELGELAIYGEFESQLQLIEPEDMVHWCSYINALCLENQLPLLAADAWNELFTLAVRYSGDQGCLPLCPQWLTHQLQYSALYAQQQKEITAQAIIDAVTARRWREGYLCERMQDEIELGQILIETEGYVIGQINGLSVLEYPGYPIMFGEPTRISCVVHPGDGEFTDVERKAELGGNLHAKGMMIMQAFLISELELEQQLPFSASIVFEQSYGEVDGDSASLAEFSTLISALALQPINQQLAATGSVDQFGHVQPIGGVNEKIEGFFEVCQRRGLTGHQGVILPAANQRHLCLHPDVVEAVRTGQFHLYPVETVAEALPLLTNVAYDDEQQPNLLSIIRERIALVQPQERRRFPWFFAK, encoded by the coding sequence TTGACCAGCAATCAACTCGAATGGCAGCATCTACTGCCCGACTATACGCCATATCAGACGTTATTTTCCCAGGCTGCACAGCTCGCTCCCGCTGAATTTTCAGCGATTCAGGCTCGTCTCGCTGATGCGTTGAATATTTTTTGTCATCCGCGCTCACCTTCCCACTTTATGCTGCTGAAGGCACAGGAGAACAACGCCTATCTGGCGCTGATTGCCAATGCGGTTAACACACTGGTCCCGTCCAGTGATGAATTATATGGTAGCGTGTATCAGATAGAGAAACATCAGATCAGCGTCCAGCCAGCACAACGTCAAGATGACAACTTTGCGGCCACCATTCATTGTGGGTATCGGGAATGGATTGAACCAGAGCAGTTATTCGGCTGCGTCCGCTGTTTCCAGGATGAGATCTCACTCCAGCCGGGACTGATTCATCAGGTTAATGGCGGAACGCTGATTCTTTCTGCCAGGACGTTACTAGCACAACCACTGATGTGGCTTCGATTAAAGCAGATCGTTCTTGACGGTCAATATTACTGGCTTTCTCCTGATGAACGCCGACCTTTGCCGGTAAACATTCCTCCGATGCCCATCAATATACGTGTCATTATCCTGGGTGATCGAGAAAGTCTGGGTGATATTCATGATATGGAACCCGAGCTGGGCGAACTGGCCATCTACGGTGAATTCGAATCACAATTGCAGTTGATTGAACCCGAAGATATGGTGCACTGGTGTTCCTATATCAATGCATTGTGCCTGGAAAATCAGCTACCGCTGCTGGCTGCCGATGCCTGGAATGAACTGTTTACGCTGGCGGTACGTTATAGTGGCGATCAAGGCTGCCTACCGCTTTGTCCGCAATGGTTGACACATCAGCTACAGTATTCAGCGCTGTATGCGCAACAACAGAAAGAAATTACCGCACAAGCTATTATTGATGCAGTAACGGCACGGCGCTGGCGTGAAGGTTACCTATGTGAACGCATGCAAGATGAGATCGAGCTTGGTCAAATTCTGATTGAAACCGAAGGCTATGTGATAGGTCAGATTAATGGTCTATCGGTGCTGGAATACCCCGGTTATCCGATAATGTTTGGAGAACCGACACGTATCAGTTGTGTGGTACATCCCGGTGACGGTGAATTTACCGATGTTGAGCGTAAAGCAGAACTTGGCGGAAATCTTCATGCCAAAGGTATGATGATTATGCAAGCTTTCTTAATTTCAGAACTGGAGCTGGAACAACAGTTACCTTTCTCCGCATCAATTGTGTTTGAACAATCTTATGGTGAGGTTGACGGTGACAGTGCGTCTCTAGCGGAGTTCAGCACATTAATCAGTGCACTGGCTTTGCAACCTATCAATCAACAGCTTGCCGCCACAGGATCAGTTGATCAATTTGGTCACGTTCAGCCTATTGGTGGTGTGAACGAAAAGATCGAAGGTTTTTTTGAAGTGTGTCAGCGGCGTGGCCTGACGGGTCATCAAGGCGTAATTCTGCCAGCGGCCAATCAGCGTCATCTCTGCTTGCACCCTGACGTTGTTGAAGCGGTACGGACAGGACAATTCCATCTCTACCCGGTTGAAACCGTCGCAGAGGCTCTACCGTTGTTGACTAATGTTGCCTATGATGATGAGCAGCAACCTAACTTGCTTTCTATTATCCGTGAGCGCATTGCTCTGGTACAACCACAGGAACGACGGAGGTTCCCCTGGTTTTTTGCCAAATAA
- the fabA gene encoding bifunctional 3-hydroxydecanoyl-ACP dehydratase/trans-2-decenoyl-ACP isomerase, with protein MVDKRASYSNEDLILSGLGELFGPQGPQLPAGNMLMMDRVITMTEDGGRHGKGYVEAELDIKPDLWFFGCHFIGDPVMPGCLGLDAMWQLVGFYLGWLGGEGKGRALGVGEVKFAGQILPSAKKVTYGIHFKRVINRKLIMGIADGEVLVDGRVIYTASDLKVGLFKDTSNF; from the coding sequence ATGGTAGATAAACGCGCATCCTATTCAAACGAAGATCTCATTCTCAGTGGTCTCGGTGAATTGTTCGGTCCACAGGGACCTCAGCTGCCTGCCGGTAATATGCTCATGATGGATCGTGTCATTACAATGACTGAAGATGGCGGTCGACATGGAAAAGGCTATGTAGAAGCAGAGCTGGATATCAAACCGGATTTGTGGTTTTTCGGCTGCCATTTTATTGGTGACCCCGTCATGCCAGGCTGTCTCGGTCTAGATGCCATGTGGCAGTTGGTCGGATTCTACCTCGGCTGGCTAGGCGGTGAAGGCAAAGGTCGGGCACTAGGCGTAGGTGAAGTAAAATTCGCCGGCCAGATACTGCCAAGCGCCAAAAAAGTGACTTACGGTATACATTTCAAACGCGTTATCAATCGTAAACTAATCATGGGGATTGCTGACGGCGAAGTGCTGGTAGATGGCCGTGTCATCTATACCGCCAGCGATCTGAAAGTTGGTCTGTTTAAAGACACCAGCAACTTCTAA
- a CDS encoding GhoT/OrtT family toxin, translating into MLHHNLWEIMEYVYFIGLVVSMLFTFLMSRDNSLFIRFLAALIIGLTWPLSFPVVLVFSFF; encoded by the coding sequence GTGTTGCATCATAACCTATGGGAAATCATGGAATATGTTTATTTCATTGGCCTTGTGGTTTCAATGTTATTTACCTTTCTAATGAGTCGTGATAATTCCTTGTTTATCCGTTTCCTGGCAGCGTTGATAATAGGCCTGACATGGCCATTAAGTTTTCCTGTGGTGTTGGTTTTTTCATTTTTTTAA
- a CDS encoding methyl-accepting chemotaxis protein codes for MSFSNLRIGYRLAIGFFFLIFMLLIAGGVALFNMSDFNKKMDSTVSEIYPLTAKGNQLIEELNNALMGQQVILFLNSEADITRKLEEIKGHSATITTVLSDLEKSVHDKKSVDLLNEIQRIRKEYMISGDKIMALVKRGHKDEAVSELLNVALTIQSKYKNKVSEFVDYQDDQMVEAKNEVKKSYFEARLLLISVFLSSVVVGVLIAWLMTRSVTHPLQEALLIAEKVAKGDLSSEIKTERKDETGMLLRALNNMNASLRQIVSQVRDGAEMISTAASQIAAGNQDLSARTEEQASSLEETAASIEQLTSTIKNTADNTSHATSLASEASETVEKSGEMMVSVTREMHEIKDSSQRMAEIIGVIDSIAFQTNILALNAAVEAARAGEQGRGFAVVASEVRALAQRSATAAKEIKELIDDSVEKVLDGMSLVENTELTMGSVIQNVQNVNGIINEIAQASHEQSDGINQINLAVGQIDTTTQQNAALVEESAAAARSLQDQAQNLTRMVSVFKLGTFHVQYGESKYVSENNQSALVTDLPDVKGKKITEDMADWATF; via the coding sequence ATGAGTTTTTCTAATTTACGCATAGGTTATCGCCTGGCTATTGGGTTCTTTTTCTTGATATTCATGTTATTGATCGCTGGAGGGGTGGCATTATTTAATATGAGCGATTTCAATAAAAAAATGGATAGTACGGTTTCAGAAATTTACCCGCTCACAGCCAAAGGTAATCAATTAATTGAGGAGTTGAATAATGCACTAATGGGACAACAGGTTATCCTTTTCCTCAACTCCGAAGCTGATATCACCCGTAAACTGGAGGAAATCAAGGGGCACTCTGCCACTATCACTACAGTACTTAGTGATCTTGAAAAGTCAGTTCACGACAAAAAATCCGTTGATTTGCTTAATGAAATTCAGAGAATTCGCAAAGAATATATGATCTCTGGCGATAAAATCATGGCGTTGGTAAAGCGTGGCCATAAAGATGAAGCAGTTTCGGAGTTGTTGAATGTCGCACTAACGATTCAAAGTAAATATAAAAATAAGGTTTCAGAGTTTGTTGACTATCAAGATGACCAAATGGTTGAGGCAAAAAATGAGGTGAAAAAAAGTTATTTTGAAGCTCGTTTATTGCTGATTTCGGTATTTCTAAGCAGTGTTGTTGTCGGTGTACTCATTGCGTGGTTGATGACTCGTAGTGTTACTCATCCATTACAGGAAGCATTGTTGATTGCTGAAAAAGTGGCGAAAGGAGATCTTTCTTCTGAAATAAAAACTGAGCGTAAGGATGAAACAGGTATGTTGTTGCGGGCACTCAACAATATGAATGCGAGTCTGCGTCAGATTGTCAGTCAGGTTCGAGATGGGGCTGAAATGATTTCCACTGCAGCTTCACAAATCGCTGCCGGTAACCAGGATCTTTCTGCCAGAACGGAAGAGCAGGCTAGTTCTCTGGAGGAAACTGCAGCATCTATCGAGCAACTGACCTCGACTATTAAAAATACCGCTGACAATACGTCACATGCAACATCGCTTGCTAGTGAGGCTTCTGAAACCGTGGAGAAAAGTGGTGAGATGATGGTAAGTGTGACGCGGGAGATGCATGAGATTAAAGATTCATCTCAACGGATGGCAGAAATCATCGGTGTTATTGACAGCATCGCCTTCCAGACCAATATTTTGGCGTTGAATGCTGCAGTTGAAGCGGCAAGGGCGGGTGAGCAGGGCAGAGGTTTTGCCGTAGTGGCCAGTGAGGTTCGTGCGTTGGCGCAGCGTAGTGCAACAGCAGCAAAAGAAATTAAAGAACTCATCGACGACTCAGTGGAAAAAGTTCTGGATGGCATGTCTCTAGTTGAAAACACGGAATTAACTATGGGGTCAGTGATTCAGAATGTCCAAAATGTGAACGGCATAATCAATGAGATTGCCCAGGCAAGTCATGAACAGAGTGATGGTATTAATCAAATTAATCTGGCGGTTGGACAGATTGATACCACAACCCAACAGAATGCGGCACTAGTTGAAGAATCTGCCGCTGCTGCTCGTTCATTACAGGATCAAGCGCAGAATCTGACTAGAATGGTCAGTGTTTTCAAACTCGGCACATTTCATGTGCAGTATGGTGAAAGCAAATATGTCTCGGAAAATAACCAATCGGCATTAGTTACGGATTTACCCGATGTAAAAGGAAAGAAGATTACAGAGGATATGGCCGATTGGGCAACGTTCTGA
- a CDS encoding IS3 family transposase (programmed frameshift), translating to MKKARFTETQILRVLKEVEGGRHVKDVCRENGVSEASYYNWKAKYGGMESSDIKRMKELEEENRRLKQMYASLSLDHEILKDVVFKKTLTVPEKRELVRYVMTEHQASERRGCRIIGISRSLLHYCPNTARDLPVVEALQKLAHQHPAYGFGLMFNKLRQAGLSWNAKRVYRIYRLLKLNLRCKGKKRLPNRHPQPLVIPHKMNHCWSVDFMSDALIDGRRFRLFNVVDDFNREALAIEVDLNIPAHRVVRILERLSAERGYPAFIRSDNGPELTAAALAEWAELHGVILDFIQPGRPMQNGFIERFNKTLRTEILDMYLFRTLSEVRVLTEDWRAEYNEERPHSSLGDMPPVIYARQKLAGDPHWRWY from the exons ATGAAGAAAGCGCGTTTCACTGAAACTCAGATCCTACGTGTTCTGAAAGAGGTTGAAGGTGGTCGGCATGTGAAGGATGTGTGCCGAGAAAACGGTGTGTCGGAAGCCAGCTATTACAATTGGAAAGCCAAATATGGTGGCATGGAATCCTCTGATATCAAACGAATGAAAGAGCTGGAAGAGGAAAATCGCCGGTTAAAGCAAATGTACGCATCCCTTAGTTTAGATCATGAAATTCTTAAGGATGTTGTAT TCAAAAAAACTTTAACGGTGCCTGAGAAGCGTGAGCTGGTGCGTTACGTCATGACGGAACATCAGGCCAGCGAACGACGCGGGTGCCGGATTATCGGTATTAGTCGAAGCCTGTTGCATTATTGCCCGAACACGGCGCGGGATCTGCCCGTGGTCGAGGCATTACAAAAACTTGCACATCAGCATCCGGCCTATGGTTTTGGCCTTATGTTCAATAAGTTACGTCAAGCAGGATTATCGTGGAATGCAAAACGGGTTTACCGGATCTACCGATTATTAAAACTGAACCTTCGGTGTAAAGGAAAAAAACGCTTACCTAACAGGCATCCACAGCCGTTGGTTATTCCGCATAAAATGAACCACTGTTGGTCAGTTGATTTTATGAGTGATGCCTTGATCGACGGGCGGCGATTCAGGTTATTTAACGTCGTCGATGATTTTAATCGGGAAGCGCTGGCAATCGAGGTTGATTTGAATATACCAGCTCATCGCGTTGTACGCATCCTGGAGCGGTTAAGTGCTGAAAGAGGCTATCCGGCATTTATACGCAGCGATAACGGGCCAGAACTTACAGCCGCTGCTTTAGCTGAATGGGCAGAGTTGCACGGCGTGATACTCGATTTTATTCAGCCAGGCAGGCCAATGCAGAACGGATTTATTGAGCGATTTAACAAAACGCTACGAACAGAAATACTCGATATGTATCTGTTCAGAACACTGTCAGAAGTCCGTGTGCTAACAGAAGACTGGCGCGCAGAATATAACGAAGAACGTCCGCATAGCTCACTGGGTGATATGCCACCCGTTATCTATGCGAGGCAAAAACTGGCCGGAGATCCTCATTGGCGGTGGTACTAA
- the matP gene encoding macrodomain Ter protein MatP, producing the protein MKYQQLENLECGWKWKYLVKKHREGEPITRFLEQSAAEEAVNALLNMESQPIKVLQWIEQDMNPALANRMKQTIRARRKRHFNAEHQNTRKKSIDLEYLVWQRLAGLAHRRGCTLSETIVQLIEDAEHKEKYASQMSLLKQDLQAILNNKA; encoded by the coding sequence ATGAAATATCAGCAATTAGAAAATCTTGAGTGTGGTTGGAAATGGAAATATCTGGTGAAGAAACACCGTGAAGGTGAGCCAATAACACGTTTTTTGGAGCAGAGTGCTGCGGAAGAAGCAGTGAATGCATTATTGAACATGGAGAGTCAACCAATAAAAGTGTTGCAGTGGATTGAACAAGACATGAACCCGGCATTGGCAAACCGGATGAAACAAACCATTCGTGCCCGGCGCAAACGCCATTTTAATGCCGAACATCAGAACACGCGCAAAAAATCTATCGATCTGGAATATCTGGTCTGGCAGCGTTTGGCGGGACTGGCGCATCGGCGTGGCTGTACACTTTCTGAAACCATTGTGCAATTGATTGAGGATGCTGAACATAAGGAGAAATATGCCAGTCAGATGTCGCTACTCAAACAAGATTTGCAGGCTATTCTGAATAATAAGGCGTGA
- a CDS encoding DUF523 domain-containing protein — protein MSKILISACLAGFPVRYNGSDKKMVSEYLDIWRKENRLVTFCPELAAGFPTPRPSAEIIPSLSGRAVITQGARVIEPSGEDVTEKYILGAWLTLKMAKEHGCRFALLTEGSPSCGSQRVYNGQFNGQTMAGYGVVAELLLIHGIEVFAEHNISALVQRVSEDDQQNQEGVRERSRITPYYSE, from the coding sequence ATGAGCAAAATCCTGATTAGCGCCTGCCTGGCAGGATTTCCGGTCCGTTATAATGGGTCTGATAAAAAAATGGTGTCGGAATACCTGGATATCTGGCGCAAAGAAAACCGGCTGGTTACTTTTTGCCCAGAGCTGGCAGCAGGATTCCCCACACCTCGACCTTCAGCAGAAATTATTCCCTCCTTATCAGGACGAGCTGTTATTACACAGGGTGCTCGAGTAATCGAACCCTCTGGTGAGGATGTCACAGAAAAGTACATTCTCGGTGCCTGGTTGACACTGAAAATGGCCAAAGAGCATGGTTGTCGTTTCGCATTGCTGACAGAGGGGAGTCCTTCTTGCGGAAGCCAGAGAGTATACAACGGCCAATTTAATGGGCAGACAATGGCTGGTTATGGCGTAGTAGCCGAGCTTCTTCTGATTCATGGTATTGAGGTGTTTGCAGAGCATAATATAAGCGCATTAGTACAACGAGTGTCAGAGGATGATCAGCAAAACCAGGAAGGTGTGAGAGAAAGGAGCCGCATCACGCCTTATTATTCAGAATAG